In Caproicibacterium amylolyticum, a genomic segment contains:
- a CDS encoding IS3 family transposase (programmed frameshift) yields MSTGKTGTRYDEDFKRTLVNLYQSGGKSQAALCKEYGVSITALGRWIKQYSIVETDDGEILTAKQVKDLQKRNAQLEEELLILKKANCHLHATLKQRLEAIHKLRFQHNIKLLCKVLGVNRSTYYKHYNTEPADRTKDNQTIAKLILKIYADYNKRLGAYKITYVLQRDYGINISVGRVYRLMRTLKLPRMSTEKPYKNYKHRDNGECTNHLHQEFNQQTPNIVWASDFTYIKVAGKWYYLCIVMDLFSRKVISWNISGKPDVDLVMTAFKKAYDRRNCPSGLMFHSDRGSQYTAFSFRQLLDSLNVVQSFSKKGYPFDNACCESFFKYLKKEETNRKAYHSLQELQLSIFQYIEGYYNSRRPHGSLRMLTPNEKEELFWNQA; encoded by the exons ATGTCCACTGGTAAAACCGGAACCCGATATGACGAAGATTTCAAACGAACTCTCGTCAACCTTTATCAATCTGGCGGCAAATCACAAGCAGCACTCTGTAAAGAGTATGGCGTTTCTATCACCGCACTTGGCCGTTGGATTAAACAATACTCAATCGTCGAAACGGATGATGGCGAAATACTAACTGCTAAGCAGGTCAAAGACCTCCAAAAGCGTAATGCTCAGCTTGAGGAGGAACTCCTTATACTAAAAAAAGCGA ATTGCCATCTTCACGCCACACTCAAACAACGATTAGAAGCTATTCATAAGCTCCGTTTCCAACACAATATCAAGCTCCTTTGTAAGGTTCTTGGCGTTAATCGAAGTACTTACTATAAGCATTACAACACCGAACCGGCTGATCGTACAAAAGACAATCAAACGATTGCAAAGCTTATTCTTAAAATCTATGCAGATTATAACAAACGTCTTGGAGCTTACAAGATTACCTATGTTCTCCAGCGTGATTATGGCATTAACATCAGTGTCGGACGAGTGTACCGACTGATGAGGACTCTAAAACTTCCACGGATGTCCACCGAAAAACCTTATAAAAATTATAAGCATCGGGACAACGGCGAGTGTACCAACCACCTTCACCAGGAGTTCAATCAGCAAACTCCAAACATTGTCTGGGCAAGTGATTTCACATACATCAAAGTTGCCGGCAAATGGTATTATCTTTGTATTGTAATGGATTTATTTTCTCGCAAAGTCATCTCCTGGAACATATCAGGCAAGCCAGATGTCGACCTCGTCATGACTGCGTTCAAAAAAGCTTATGATAGAAGAAACTGCCCTTCTGGACTTATGTTTCATTCTGATCGAGGATCTCAGTATACTGCTTTTTCATTTCGACAGCTTCTAGATTCTCTTAATGTTGTGCAATCATTTTCCAAAAAGGGCTATCCTTTTGATAATGCTTGCTGTGAAAGTTTCTTCAAATATCTAAAAAAAGAAGAAACCAACAGGAAAGCTTATCACTCCCTACAGGAATTACAGTTGTCCATATTCCAATATATTGAAGGATACTATAACTCAAGAAGGCCTCATGGCTCTCTTCGAATGCTAACACCTAACGAGAAAGAAGAACTGTTCTGGAATCAGGCTTAA
- a CDS encoding IS3 family transposase, translating to MKTGKYIETYYNTKRIHSALGWLSPVQFEVQNF from the coding sequence ATGAAAACCGGTAAATATATCGAAACCTACTATAACACGAAGCGCATTCATTCTGCTTTGGGCTGGCTTAGCCCAGTTCAGTTTGAAGTGCAAAATTTTTAA
- a CDS encoding ATP-grasp domain-containing protein, which translates to MGFECISFCSREKLNTASPENVVVGYANAVQEHLFDVGIMTPERDYPAELKKYLGRKIWKTRIDYVNSSPELWPVFVKPIEDKKFTGRVIYSPKELICCGRCGENAEVYCSEVVPFTAEWQYFARYGKIQDVRPYRGDWRLHFDPAVIENAIQEYTSAPNGYADDFGLTSDGRTLSMEINDE; encoded by the coding sequence ATGGGTTTTGAATGTATTTCTTTTTGCAGCAGAGAGAAACTGAACACAGCGAGTCCAGAGAATGTCGTGGTTGGGTATGCAAATGCCGTTCAAGAGCATCTTTTTGACGTTGGCATTATGACGCCGGAACGGGACTATCCCGCTGAATTAAAGAAATACCTGGGGCGAAAAATTTGGAAAACAAGAATTGATTATGTAAACAGTAGTCCGGAACTGTGGCCGGTTTTTGTAAAACCGATCGAAGACAAAAAATTTACGGGCAGAGTTATTTATTCACCGAAAGAACTGATATGTTGCGGCAGATGCGGTGAAAATGCAGAAGTGTACTGTTCGGAAGTTGTACCGTTTACGGCTGAGTGGCAGTACTTTGCACGTTACGGAAAAATTCAGGATGTCCGTCCGTATCGTGGGGACTGGCGGCTGCATTTTGATCCAGCTGTAATCGAAAATGCCATTCAGGAGTACACTTCGGCACCGAATGGTTATGCAGATGACTTCGGTTTGACAAGTGATGGCAGAACTCTTTCAATGGAAATCAACGATGAGTAG